The genomic segment TCTACACCTACATCATTTAGAAACTCTTCACCTGCGCGACGAACATTTTCAACTTCTTCGTCAATAGTACCTAGTCTTTCCCCTGCTTCTGCTATTTCATCAAAAATGTCTTTAGTTTGAGATGATAAGGAAACGGGGGGAGAGAAAAAAGCACTATAAGGAGCAATTCCCAGGATGGCAACGGTAATAATGCTTAGTAAAATATAGCGAGTCATAATGGGCAATTTGATATATTTGAAAATGGGCTAAGCCATCTAGTTTGAATTATAATCATAAAATAAAACCTTTTTCATTCGTAGTGTGACCACATTTTTAATATTTCTACGGTGTGAATTTCTAGAACTACGCGATAAACTAATCGATGCTTGATGTTTATCCGACGTGAATAATATCCTGAGAGATCCCCTACTAGTTTCTCATAGGGAGGAGGATTCATAAATGGATTTTCTTGTAGGATTGATAACAAGATTCTAACTTTTTGTTTGATAAGAATAATCTTCCACATCAGTCCAGCAAACCTAGATCTTTAGCATTGACCCATTCCTCACGAGGACTATTCTCTGCTTGTTTGATGGATTCAACAAAACCAGGTATAGATGATAGGTAAAAAGTTTCCTGAATTGCTTCCCAGTCTTCTTTAGAGATAAGGACAGCCTGAGACTGTTGACCTTCAATAAGAATAGGAATATGATTTTCAGCTACTTGGTCAATTAATTGCTCTAAGTTTTCTTGCGCTTTTGATATAGATAGGTGTTCCATGGCAAAACGGTTATAAGTCTATAATATATAATAAAGGTTTTGAGACTGGAT from the Gloeocapsa sp. PCC 73106 genome contains:
- a CDS encoding type II toxin-antitoxin system Phd/YefM family antitoxin — its product is MEHLSISKAQENLEQLIDQVAENHIPILIEGQQSQAVLISKEDWEAIQETFYLSSIPGFVESIKQAENSPREEWVNAKDLGLLD
- a CDS encoding Txe/YoeB family addiction module toxin, with protein sequence MWKIILIKQKVRILLSILQENPFMNPPPYEKLVGDLSGYYSRRINIKHRLVYRVVLEIHTVEILKMWSHYE